In one Arachis duranensis cultivar V14167 chromosome 9, aradu.V14167.gnm2.J7QH, whole genome shotgun sequence genomic region, the following are encoded:
- the LOC107466845 gene encoding UDP-glucose flavonoid 3-O-glucosyltransferase 7-like encodes MNTSNPNLHILLFPFLAHGHIIPTIDMAKLFATRGVKSTIVTTPLNASLISKAIEKSKPHHHKVIQIQTIEFPCEEAGLPKGCENMDSVPSQDLFLAFFHATSLLQKPFEELLLEQHPHCVIADAFYSWATDSASKFGIPRIVFHGTCFFSLCASDCMGLYEPHKNVSSDSDSFLVPRLPGEIKMTRKDVPAFITNKENSTEFVKLLEDAKEAQARSYGVVVNSFYELENVYADFYKNEFGRKAWPIGPVSLCNKDTGEKANRAKETTIDEFECLKWLDTKKPNSVVYVSFGSLISMPDSQLREIALSLETSGQHFIWLVKKNEKDGAEWLPEGFEKIMEGKGLIIRGWAPQILILEHQAVGAFVTHCGWNSTLEAVAAGVPMITWPIVAEQFFNEKLVTEVLEIGVPVEAVKGVRLEGECVGCDALEKALKRVMIGEEAEEMRNKVKVLAQLAKQAVEENGSSYLAFNALIQELVSLSLSR; translated from the coding sequence atGAATACTTCAAATCCTAACCTACACATATTGTTATTCCCTTTCCTAGCACATGGGCACATAATTCCTACCATTGACATGGCCAAATTATTTGCCACAAGAGGGGTTAAGTCCACCATAGTCACCACCCCACTCAACGCATCACTCATCTCCAAAGCCATAGAAAAATCAAAACCACACCATCACAAAGTGATCCAAATCCAAACCATTGAGTTCCCTTGTGAGGAAGCAGGTTTACCCAAGGGGTGTGAAAACATGGACTCAGTCCCTTCCCAAGATTTGTTCCTCGCGTTTTTTCATGCCACTAGTTTGTTGCAAAAACCCTTTGAAGAACTACTTCTTGAGCAACATCCACACTGTGTTATTGCTGATGCATTCTATTCTTGGGCAACAGATTCTGCTTCCAAGTTTGGGATCCCGAGGATTGTGTTCCACGGCACTTGTTTCTTCTCCTTGTGCGCTTCCGATTGCATGGGACTTTACGAGCCGCACAAGAATGTCTCGTCCGATTCGGATTCCTTCCTGGTTCCTCGCCTTCCCGGCGAGATTAAAATGACAAGGAAGGACGTGCCGGCTTTCATAACCAACAAGGAGAACAGCACGGAGTTTGTCAAGCTCTTGGAAGATGCAAAGGAAGCACAGGCCAGGAGTTATGGTGTTGTTGTCAATAGCTTCTACGAACTCGAGAATGTGTACGCAGATTTCTACAAGAACGAATTCGGGAGAAAAGCATGGCCTATAGGCCCTGTTTCTCTCTGTAACAAGGACACAGGAGAGAAGGCAAACCGGGCAAAAGAAACTACAATTGATGAGTTTGAGTGCTTAAAGTGGCTTGACACAAAGAAACCAAATTCAGTTGTTTATGTTAGCTTTGGAAGTTTAATAAGCATGCCAGATTCTCAGCTTAGAGAAATTGCATTGAGTCTTGAGACCTCAGGCCAACATTTCATTTGGTTGGTGAAGAAAAACGAGAAAGACGGGGCGGAATGGCTACCGGAAGGGTTCGAGAAGATAATGGAAGGTAAGGGACTAATTATAAGAGGTTGGGCGCCTCAAATCTTGATTCTTGAGCACCAAGCGGTCGGAGCATTTGTGACGCATTGTGGTTGGAATTCGACGTTGGAAGCGGTGGCTGCAGGGGTGCCGATGATCACTTGGCCTATTGTCGCCGAGCAATTTTTTAACGAGAAGTTGGTGACCGAGGTTCTTGAAATTGGAGTGCCTGTGGAAGCTGTGAAAGGGGTTAGGTTGGAGGGTGAATGTGTTGGATGCGATGCATTGGAGAAAGCTTTGAAGAGAGtaatgattggggaggaagcaGAGGAAATGAGGAACAAAGTGAAGGTTCTTGCTCAGTTGGCAAAGCAGGCTGTGGAAGAAAATGGATCCTCTTACTTAGCTTTCAATGCTTTAATTCAAGAGTTGGTTTCACTTTCTCTCTCAAggtga